In Candidatus Kerfeldbacteria bacterium, a single genomic region encodes these proteins:
- a CDS encoding Ig-like domain-containing protein, with the protein MKKVVLASVLSLLLWSCGKDKATDPGGQDPTPPTVVSTTPANGSTDIPADIVLQATFSHDMDAGTLTNATFTVSNGVTGSVSYSNKVATFTPSASLTANTSYTATISTGAKDGAGTPLVQAFSWSFTTANPPTVTDIDGNVYQTVTIGSQVWMKENLKVTHYRNSDPILHVTDNAAWLGSASGAYCDYDNNSDNVSTYGRHYNGFVLNDSRGIAPDGWHIPSDDEWLTLERQLGMTNPQSILNGWRGTTEGGMLKAQGYWANPNEGATNASGFTALPAGFRYPNGSFQSQLLYGGFWTSTLSGTEFAYARALSYDTAAVYRAGYDRRQGMSIRCVKD; encoded by the coding sequence CTGTGGTCGTGCGGCAAGGATAAGGCAACTGATCCGGGCGGACAGGACCCGACTCCGCCGACTGTTGTCTCAACCACACCAGCAAACGGGTCCACGGACATCCCGGCGGATATTGTCCTGCAGGCCACATTCTCTCACGACATGGATGCAGGTACCCTGACCAACGCCACGTTCACCGTAAGCAATGGCGTAACCGGTTCCGTTTCATACAGCAACAAGGTAGCTACATTCACTCCGAGCGCATCCCTGACCGCTAATACGTCGTATACGGCAACTATATCGACCGGGGCAAAAGATGGGGCAGGCACCCCCTTAGTGCAGGCGTTCTCTTGGTCGTTCACGACTGCGAACCCGCCTACGGTCACGGATATTGACGGCAACGTCTACCAGACCGTCACCATCGGTTCGCAGGTCTGGATGAAGGAAAATCTGAAAGTGACTCACTATCGCAACAGCGATCCGATACTTCACGTTACGGATAACGCGGCATGGCTCGGTTCCGCTTCCGGGGCTTACTGCGATTACGACAACAATTCAGATAACGTCTCGACGTATGGTCGCCACTACAACGGCTTTGTGCTCAACGACAGCCGGGGCATAGCGCCCGACGGATGGCACATCCCAAGCGACGACGAATGGTTGACGCTTGAACGGCAACTCGGGATGACGAATCCTCAGTCTATCCTGAACGGCTGGCGCGGAACGACCGAAGGAGGGATGCTGAAGGCTCAGGGATATTGGGCGAATCCAAATGAGGGCGCGACAAACGCAAGCGGATTCACCGCTTTGCCCGCCGGTTTTCGCTATCCGAATGGTTCCTTTCAGAGTCAATTGCTCTATGGCGGTTTCTGGACATCCACGCTGTCGGGAACCGAATTTGCCTACGCCCGCGCTCTGAGTTACGACACTGCCGCGGTGTATCGCGCAGGGTACGACAGGAGACAGGGTATGTCCATTCGCTGTGTCAAAGACTAG